A single Synechococcales cyanobacterium T60_A2020_003 DNA region contains:
- a CDS encoding ATP phosphoribosyltransferase, with the protein MFTVALPKGALLKDSIRLLQSVGLDFSAFLYSANRQLEIWDTEHQAKALLVRNYDVPVYVEYGQAQLGIVGYDILREKKPKVAHLVDLKFGYCRMSIAVKESSPYRSALELPPHCRIASKFVQCAHDYFQDIDLPVEIVPLYGSVELGPITGMSEAIVDLVATGRTLKENNLIEIEQLFDSTARLIAHPTSYRVDLGNMRRVIDDMRSAIASVPV; encoded by the coding sequence ATGTTCACTGTTGCGCTGCCCAAAGGAGCCCTTCTCAAAGACAGCATTCGGTTACTCCAATCCGTTGGGCTTGATTTTTCTGCGTTTCTATATAGCGCAAACCGCCAATTGGAAATTTGGGACACAGAACATCAAGCGAAAGCTCTACTCGTTCGCAACTACGATGTTCCTGTGTATGTTGAATATGGACAGGCACAACTTGGCATCGTTGGCTATGACATTCTTCGCGAGAAGAAACCCAAGGTAGCCCATCTTGTCGATTTAAAGTTTGGCTATTGTCGAATGTCGATTGCCGTTAAGGAATCCAGTCCCTATCGTTCAGCGTTAGAACTTCCCCCCCACTGCCGTATCGCGTCCAAGTTTGTGCAGTGTGCCCATGACTACTTTCAAGACATTGATTTGCCCGTCGAGATTGTTCCCCTTTATGGATCCGTCGAGCTAGGCCCCATTACAGGGATGTCGGAAGCGATTGTTGATCTCGTTGCCACAGGACGAACGTTAAAAGAAAATAACCTGATAGAAATTGAGCAATTGTTTGATAGCACAGCTCGACTGATTGCCCACCCTACCAGCTACCGTGTAGATTTGGGAAACATGCGCCGCGTGATCGACGATATGCGGTCGGCCATTGCATCTGTTCCCGTGTAA